In a genomic window of Streptomyces sp. SJL17-4:
- a CDS encoding FKBP-type peptidyl-prolyl cis-trans isomerase: MSIEKPEIDFPGGEPPKDLEIKDIWEGDGDLAEAGDFVKVHYVGVSFESGEEFDASWNRGAPLDFHLGAGQVIKGWDEGVQGMKVGGRRQLVIPAHLAYGDRGAGGKIAPGETLIFVCDLVGVAKR, from the coding sequence GTGAGCATCGAGAAGCCCGAGATCGACTTCCCGGGTGGCGAGCCGCCGAAGGACCTGGAGATCAAGGACATCTGGGAGGGCGACGGCGACCTCGCCGAAGCCGGTGACTTCGTGAAGGTCCACTACGTCGGTGTGTCCTTCGAATCCGGCGAGGAATTCGACGCCTCCTGGAACCGCGGCGCCCCGCTCGACTTCCACCTCGGTGCCGGCCAGGTCATCAAGGGCTGGGACGAGGGCGTGCAGGGAATGAAGGTCGGCGGTCGCCGCCAGTTGGTCATCCCCGCACACCTCGCCTACGGCGACCGCGGCGCCGGCGGCAAGATCGCCCCGGGCGAGACGCTGATCTTCGTCTGCGACCTCGTGGGCGTCGCCAAGCGCTGA
- the tatC gene encoding twin-arginine translocase subunit TatC, which produces MPLVEHLRELRNRLAKGLLAIAAVTIVALVYSEELMQFLTQSVPTCPPGVTSDGGNCAIVSFNTLMAPFSTTIQLSLTAGLVVASPVWLYQLWAFVAPGLHKSEKKYTYAFVGAAVPLFSAGAYLAYLILPISVKVLISLTPSGSANILSLGDVLDFTLRMVLVFGLAFELPLVLVMLNLTGVLTGRRMAGWWRGVIMGVFVFGAIITPTTDPVGMVALAGPITVLYFGAVGFSLLNDRRRKRNNPDAELDDDEASELDLTPQAVGAIEPVGASRALPEQATGETGGAGVQRANGYDDIT; this is translated from the coding sequence ATGCCCCTCGTGGAGCACCTGCGTGAACTCCGCAACCGACTGGCGAAGGGTCTCCTCGCCATCGCCGCGGTGACGATCGTGGCCCTCGTGTACAGCGAGGAGCTGATGCAGTTCCTGACGCAATCGGTGCCCACGTGCCCACCGGGCGTCACCAGTGACGGCGGAAACTGCGCGATCGTCTCCTTCAACACGCTCATGGCGCCGTTCAGCACCACGATCCAGCTGTCGCTGACGGCCGGCCTCGTCGTCGCGAGCCCCGTCTGGCTCTACCAGCTGTGGGCCTTCGTCGCGCCCGGACTGCACAAGAGCGAGAAGAAGTACACGTACGCCTTCGTCGGTGCCGCCGTGCCGCTCTTCTCCGCCGGCGCCTACCTCGCGTACCTGATCCTCCCGATCAGCGTGAAGGTCCTCATCAGCCTCACGCCCAGCGGCTCCGCGAACATCCTCTCGCTCGGTGACGTCCTCGACTTCACCCTGCGTATGGTGCTCGTCTTCGGCCTGGCCTTCGAGCTGCCGCTGGTCCTGGTGATGCTCAACCTCACGGGTGTCCTCACCGGTCGCCGGATGGCCGGCTGGTGGCGCGGCGTGATCATGGGCGTCTTCGTCTTCGGCGCCATCATCACCCCCACCACCGACCCCGTCGGCATGGTCGCCCTGGCCGGACCCATCACCGTCCTGTACTTCGGGGCCGTCGGCTTCTCCCTCCTCAACGACCGGCGGCGCAAGCGCAACAACCCCGACGCCGAGCTCGACGACGACGAGGCCTCGGAGCTGGACCTGACCCCGCAGGCCGTCGGCGCCATCGAGCCCGTCGGCGCCTCCCGGGCCCTGCCCGAGCAGGCCACCGGAGAGACGGGCGGGGCCGGCGTGCAGCGCGCGAACGGTTACGACGACATCACCTGA
- a CDS encoding FKBP-type peptidyl-prolyl cis-trans isomerase translates to MRRLAGLLVVPLLLLSTAACGSDDKGSDSASMTNGLPAITAGAKFGEKPTLAKGEGDPPKELKVNVISEGKGAVTKKGDALSVNYLGQAWDSTTPFDNSFDRGEPFSVTLGEGQVIKGWEQALEGQKVGSRIEVGIPPELGYGEKGSPPSIKPNATLVFVVDILKSVTIPKSATGTPVAQDNKDLPKVGTNTDGKAPTLTVPKVDPPTKLVSNYVLEAKGEAVKATDTVVVNYVAALWKDGKVFDSTYTSGKPANFPLAQLTLKGLKDGLVGKTVGSRVLIVAPPSEAFGDKEQQGIPKNSTLVFAVDILTKM, encoded by the coding sequence GTGCGCCGACTTGCCGGCCTTCTCGTCGTCCCGCTGCTGCTGCTCTCCACAGCGGCCTGCGGCAGCGACGACAAGGGCTCCGATTCCGCTTCGATGACGAACGGGCTGCCCGCCATCACCGCGGGGGCCAAGTTCGGCGAGAAGCCGACCCTCGCCAAGGGCGAGGGCGACCCGCCCAAGGAACTCAAGGTCAACGTCATCAGCGAGGGCAAGGGCGCGGTGACGAAGAAGGGCGACGCGCTCTCGGTGAACTACCTGGGTCAGGCCTGGGACTCCACCACCCCCTTCGACAACAGCTTCGACCGCGGCGAGCCCTTCAGCGTGACGCTGGGCGAGGGCCAGGTCATCAAGGGCTGGGAGCAGGCCCTCGAAGGCCAGAAGGTCGGCAGCCGCATCGAGGTCGGCATTCCGCCGGAGCTCGGCTACGGCGAGAAGGGCTCGCCGCCGAGCATCAAGCCCAACGCCACCCTCGTCTTCGTCGTGGACATCCTGAAGTCCGTCACGATCCCCAAGTCCGCCACCGGCACCCCGGTCGCGCAGGACAACAAGGACCTGCCGAAGGTCGGGACGAACACCGACGGCAAGGCGCCCACGCTGACCGTCCCCAAGGTCGACCCGCCGACCAAGCTCGTCTCGAACTACGTGCTCGAGGCCAAGGGCGAGGCCGTGAAGGCCACCGACACGGTCGTCGTGAACTACGTCGCCGCCCTGTGGAAGGACGGCAAGGTCTTCGACTCGACGTACACCTCGGGCAAGCCCGCGAACTTCCCGCTCGCGCAGCTCACGCTGAAGGGCCTCAAGGACGGTCTCGTCGGCAAGACGGTCGGCAGCCGCGTCCTCATCGTCGCCCCGCCGTCCGAGGCGTTCGGCGACAAGGAGCAGCAGGGCATTCCGAAGAACTCCACGCTGGTGTTCGCCGTGGACATCCTGACGAAGATGTAA
- a CDS encoding WYL domain-containing protein translates to MAIAKSERLMNLALCLLGTRRPLSKRELRGSIEAYLEASGDDAFNRMFERDKDDLRELGLVIETVENLEGETGYLARRDSNRLPAITLDAEEAAALGLAAKVWQQARLAGAASGALQKLRAAGMPEAEDSYDTQPSALEPRIPVHEAAFEPLMLACRDRRPVAFDYRKANAARPEARQVEPWTLECWRGHWYLAGWDRDRGAERVFRLSRITGKVRSRAGAFTAPVPDVVTVRETVESWAGETATRSARIRLRTGCGYPLRARAQSVSEGADGWDELEIPYGHGLDAWLVEFGPDVVVLEPADLRADVVDRLRAVAKG, encoded by the coding sequence ATGGCGATTGCCAAGTCCGAGCGGCTGATGAATCTCGCGCTGTGCCTGCTCGGGACACGCCGCCCGCTGAGCAAGCGGGAGCTCCGCGGCTCCATCGAGGCCTACCTCGAAGCGAGCGGCGACGACGCCTTCAACCGCATGTTCGAGCGCGACAAGGACGATCTCCGCGAGCTCGGCCTCGTCATCGAGACCGTCGAGAACCTGGAGGGCGAGACCGGCTACCTCGCCCGCCGCGACTCCAACCGGCTGCCGGCCATCACCCTGGACGCCGAGGAGGCCGCCGCGCTCGGCCTCGCCGCCAAGGTCTGGCAGCAGGCCCGCCTCGCCGGGGCCGCCAGCGGCGCCCTGCAGAAGCTCCGCGCCGCCGGCATGCCGGAGGCGGAGGACTCGTACGACACCCAGCCCAGCGCCCTCGAACCGCGGATCCCCGTCCACGAGGCCGCCTTCGAACCGCTGATGCTGGCCTGCCGCGACCGCCGGCCCGTCGCCTTCGACTACCGCAAGGCCAACGCCGCCCGCCCCGAGGCCCGCCAGGTCGAGCCCTGGACCCTCGAATGCTGGCGCGGCCACTGGTACCTGGCCGGCTGGGACCGCGACCGCGGCGCCGAGCGCGTCTTCCGGCTCTCCCGCATCACCGGCAAGGTCCGCTCCCGGGCCGGCGCCTTCACCGCGCCCGTGCCCGACGTCGTCACCGTCCGCGAGACCGTGGAGAGCTGGGCCGGCGAGACCGCCACCCGCTCCGCCCGGATCCGGCTGCGCACGGGCTGCGGCTACCCGCTGCGCGCCCGCGCCCAGTCCGTGAGCGAGGGCGCCGACGGCTGGGACGAGCTGGAGATCCCGTACGGGCACGGCCTCGACGCCTGGCTCGTCGAGTTCGGCCCCGATGTCGTCGTACTGGAACCGGCCGATCTGCGGGCCGACGTGGTGGACCGGCTGCGCGCCGTGGCCAAGGGCTGA
- the tatA gene encoding Sec-independent protein translocase subunit TatA codes for MGRLGPTEIILILVVIILLFGAKKLPDMARSLGKSARILKSEAKAMKSDDQQSAPADPPQAGNGTAAQEPAPRTIQAAPGDVTSARPVTEPSDTTKR; via the coding sequence ATGGGTAGGCTCGGCCCCACCGAGATCATTCTCATTCTCGTCGTCATCATCCTGCTGTTCGGCGCCAAGAAGCTTCCGGACATGGCGCGCTCGCTCGGCAAGTCCGCCCGCATCCTCAAGAGCGAGGCCAAGGCGATGAAGTCGGACGACCAGCAGAGCGCCCCCGCCGACCCGCCGCAGGCCGGCAACGGCACCGCTGCCCAGGAGCCCGCCCCGCGCACCATCCAGGCCGCTCCCGGTGACGTGACCAGCGCGCGTCCCGTGACCGAGCCCTCGGACACCACCAAGCGCTGA
- a CDS encoding WYL domain-containing protein, protein MAANAIDQTRRMLSLVTYLRERPGAHVADVARAFGITEDELISDLDVLPMCGTSFRGGDLLDIDTDGDRIWWHNPDDVAAPLRLAADEATALLVAARAVATLPGLRESDREALLRATAKLEAAAGEAAGASSRLSVTFESEGGVFAEVDRAISERRRLWVRYYSPARDELTEREVDPIRLFAVGHTYMEAWCRLSEARRTFRLDRVAEIRILDEHAAPPELELRDLSAGLVQPSADDPEVVVEVGPGGRWVAEYYPHDRAEELPDGGLRITLRTPDPASLRRLALRLGSDGRIVAPQDLADNARTAAAAALAAYEGE, encoded by the coding sequence ATGGCTGCCAACGCGATCGACCAGACGAGGCGGATGCTCTCGCTCGTCACCTATCTCCGTGAGCGCCCCGGCGCCCACGTCGCCGATGTCGCGCGTGCCTTCGGGATCACCGAGGACGAGCTGATCTCCGACCTGGACGTGCTGCCCATGTGCGGCACCAGCTTCCGCGGCGGAGACCTCCTCGACATCGACACCGACGGGGACCGGATCTGGTGGCACAACCCGGACGATGTCGCCGCGCCGCTGCGGCTCGCCGCCGACGAGGCGACCGCCCTCCTGGTCGCCGCCCGCGCCGTCGCCACGCTCCCCGGGCTCCGGGAGAGCGACCGTGAGGCGCTGCTGCGCGCCACCGCCAAGCTGGAGGCCGCCGCCGGCGAGGCCGCCGGCGCCAGCTCCCGGCTCTCGGTGACCTTCGAGTCCGAGGGCGGTGTCTTCGCCGAGGTCGACCGCGCGATCTCCGAGCGCCGCCGCCTCTGGGTGCGCTACTACTCGCCCGCCCGCGACGAGCTCACCGAGCGCGAGGTCGACCCGATCCGGCTCTTCGCCGTCGGCCACACCTATATGGAGGCGTGGTGCCGGCTCTCCGAGGCGCGCCGCACCTTCCGGCTCGACCGCGTGGCCGAGATCCGCATCCTCGACGAGCACGCGGCACCGCCGGAGCTGGAGCTGCGTGACCTCTCCGCGGGTCTGGTCCAGCCCTCCGCCGACGACCCCGAGGTGGTCGTCGAGGTCGGTCCCGGCGGGCGCTGGGTCGCCGAGTACTACCCACACGACCGGGCCGAGGAGCTGCCTGACGGCGGGCTGCGGATCACCCTGCGGACGCCGGACCCGGCCTCGCTGCGCCGACTGGCGCTGCGCCTGGGCAGCGACGGGCGGATCGTCGCGCCCCAGGATCTCGCCGACAACGCCAGGACGGCGGCGGCCGCCGCGCTCGCCGCGTACGAGGGCGAGTGA